From a single Fusarium fujikuroi IMI 58289 draft genome, chromosome FFUJ_chr03 genomic region:
- a CDS encoding related to transaldolase, which translates to MEEMASVISSASQDESSLDYVSSHITAARLDLLVGPSDSHWVKKHKFFTERVKSDTPIKEIVRENFTYHESRLLMPSDRADVKELQAANTKRYEALLNDRFKGFEDSLATKLTMMYFGLPIAPMEDIIKELSMAVGMVEEVPMYNIKPPLHFLTAHDRRNWGKDCLRAKEAFSWPVPVPKTSDPILSLRGGEGPSSLQRDGNVVCDYVPSTETPADPEEGWTYLYGPYGRLPFCPRKWRSFALVLRQLLYNHPSDIREKQYIFDLHLIDKKTGSRKTFRDKLPLSSGSKAMLFLEGHFADGGKAKGHRNCCTLFIDHIRKESDDAFEHWEPSKQQLETDTVRIGRSLGTFLNGPEEEAISYAYIPFPKVNTPRFVASNYASQQYNAHFRAATDILFGRPMGNKEGGCSEYNHALFRLCDRNKPGASLTVPIVYGAMGLPQSALELLHPLNNPGACWMIDCTWLDPDVSPLIFPNYYPSPNPHLLVDKSNSGDDYNNVFQPICEISTETFDKESSRKLETVYVLEGGPTNSYGQGIKGLEVVPKRGNADGKDDPVGRVVGQKIQSLSAWFLTIHPHFRPGHCRLFPAWHNGREISVELPPLTSTVRQLFAAIDQLVSKTKYVRGMGQDLMLLKETLCANSRENRDTPSYLIRPGSSDDEWYRVRESITSPDITVEFVNKSDVDWVECISEKNIWGIRELRPEFHVSRPRLGGDILEIKDLKDQIVNPVANYPSAPTSLGSPSSEDEKETDKPLSSFRNKAFVSPTLPQAHTVYDELEAEEEKEYDVGVLATSRPDWANEPYSGDRHRASTSEISDPDTDIYGYSENDSPSRDVSVSGDAPNQRNRISNSSDDSSDESSREGDGVGNYDDGDDSEGGDGNEHAAASRPLPPSQPLWDLNENSPRVARERTWSTQPSIFGDPRAVSAPAVIGIPVTGAPAEQMLRTNDSGNVPMILKAFLTPTEQTELQRKYWDTRNLLLKRTMQCLFEECDFTCRADDHEARKKHTQEAHKSRMCPWCEEPIFEWWDKAQRNKHMRERHTKDLKNVLGIVDGPVSRSTSAVPRPSKPPQQPARYPPSAFQPQSSQPFSLGQVDSPFTTLRSAPPRNPAPVAHMAPGTAPDSKGQRHYEQLMSSSRPRPPNLPSDGRAPKRLPVDAPIVESICQSGPVQRELERARKSRQSMDRYKLSGPPRTLENPLAWYDMTGPVIVVDPPEVCGVRGCKSDVSGLGAWGLYDHITRGHRRNEVTMCPFCELPFFEVEGTDEKGNEIRSQRSPTECRKHLDCHVYELWEHLQPVLQRPEMVYSQNVGSPLRGEVETIRMIRPTPAEEREARVQEEARKKAETEVRARLQQRRADRAKAYLEEQKASQRPPIEKCRYFGKCGTVIEGMPVEEYERHIKEYHTNRQSDSDGEDEDEDEDGDMGDVHVDVDVDVEVGVDVEVDGENESNHVSDSDNDHGSSGKRHTSSRSQARSQSARNASKRKSPSPTPRVTEVISEDEVVDESSESTGAVVVTKKSAPKKPAPKPASSKPPSKKALGKRKAVTQEIESAAESHSEAPSTVSRGRRRHTKAQEEPPETTVSSTEAQGSEAQSSVARGRARSKKTKKTRRTGETDSQYEDDGYETNDYDEEPNEKGGKPFRRRAKSPDWVKKLGPGDPNFDPDDDMHCSKCLRKVPKKRSKSPNHSPIGRDGEVEVCIYTTRSDLHTNEQQAHTDKKRCCRIRNAPGSTEGLPNRSGWIKYSDIPKALGEIKISFLRRYPTYARTVYPTKSSDHFASVWRSDPNNPDNDEWWDIPWPPYEGDPPFPGSWVAPGLPWDDTSDGRKRRKLYTGIEVPDSLYEYQSEPDTDGSMSATVPENIGNLTIDATPALKRPESAITSIEEETEEQPVAKKPKIGAIPRRGRKPSTQPSRASSRIRMQRAGTASTAPSRAVSRAVSRATSVAAATPAPKAPKAAPKAAAKTASKAAPKSAPKPAQKPASKPATKPAPKKATRSKTATPAPEPAPKPAAKPAAKPAAKTAPKKATRSKTTTPAPEPDYDSSDPDR; encoded by the exons ATGGAGGAAATGGCCAGTGTTATCTCATCTGCGAGTCAAGATGAGTCCTCCCTGGATTACGTATCTTCTCACATTACCGCGGCACGCCTCGACCTTCTAGTCGGTCCAAGCGATTCACATTGGGTGAAGAAGCACAAGTTCTTCACTGAGAGAGTGAAGTCGGATACTCCCATCAAAGAAATCGTTCGAGAAAACTTCACATACCACGAGAGTCGCCTGTTGATGCCATCTGATCGCGCAGATGTGAAGGAATTGCAAGCTGCCAATACGAAGCGCTACGAGGCTCTTCTCAATGATCGCTTCAAGGGCTTCGAGGACTCTTTGGCCACAAAGCTCACGATGATGTACTTTGGTTTGCCAATTGCTCCGATGGAGGACATTATCAAGGAGCTCTCTATGGCTGTTGGTATGGTGGAAGAAGTTCCGATGTACAACATCAAACCACCACTGCATTTTCTTACAGCTCACGATCGTCGCAACTGGGGAAAGGATTGCCTGAGAG CCAAGGAAGCCTTCAGTTGGCCCGTCCCGGTCCCAAAGACAAGCGATCCGATTTTGAGTCTTCGTGGAGGTGAAGGACCCAGCTCACTTCAACGCGATGGCAACGTTGTGTGTGACTACGTCCCCTCAACTGAGACTCCAGCAGAccctgaagaaggatggaCTTATCTTTATGGCCCGTATGGGCGCTTGCCCTTTTGTCCTCGTAAGTGGCGATCGTTTGCACTCGTCTTACGACAACTGTTGTATAATCACCCTAGCGATATTAGGGAGAAGCAGTACATATTCGACCTGCATCTTATTGATAAGAAGACCGGCAGCCGAAAAACCTTTCGCGACAAGTTACCCTTATCATCTGGTAGCAAAGCAATGCTCTTCCTAGAAGGACATTTTGCCGACGGCGGGAAAGCCAAGGGACACCGGAATTGCTGTACTCTTTTTATTGACCATATTCGGAAGGAATCGGACGACGCATTCGAGCATTGGGAACCTTCCAAACAGCAACTGGAGACAGATACCGTCAGGATTGGGCGCTCTCTTGGGACTTTCCTCAACGGACCCGAGGAGGAAGCTATAAGTTATGCTTATATCCCATTTCCCAAGGTCAATACCCCACGCTTCGTTGCTAGCAACTATGCATCTCAACAGTACAATGCTCACTTCAGGGCCGCCACTGATATCCTCTTTGGTCGACCTATGGGCAACAAAGAAGGGGGATGCTCCGAGTATAACCATGCCTTGTTCCGTCTCTGCGACAGAAACAAGCCGGGCGCTTCATTGACCGTGCCCATCGTTTACGGTGCCATGGGTCTGCCGCAATCAGCTTTGGAACTTCTTCATCCGTTGAACAACCCCGGCGCTTGCTGGATGATTGACTGCACCTGGCTCGACCCCGATGTGTCGCCTCTTATCTTTCCAAACTATTACCCAAGTCCCAATCCGCACTTGTTGGTAGATAAGAGTAATTCTGGCGATGACTATAACAACGTCTTCCAACCGATATGTGAGATTTCTACCGAGACTTTTGACAAAGAGTCGAGCAGAAAGCTTGAGACAGTGTATGTCCTTGAAGGTGGCCCAACAAATAGCTATGGGCAGGGTATCAAGGGCTTGGAGGTTGTCCCAAAACGGGGTAATGCTGATGGGAAAGATGATCCCGTCGGACGCGTTGTTGGCCAAAAGATCCAGTCTCTGTCTGCTTGGTTTTTGACCATTCACCCCCATTTCCGCCCTGGACACTGTCGTCTGTTTCCTGCTTGGCACAATGGACGAGAGATCTCGGTCGAGTTGCCACCTCTGACATCCACAGTACGACAGCTCTTTGCCGCTATAGATCAGCTGGTATCCAAGACCAAGTACGTGAGAGGTATGGGCCAGGACCTCATGTTACTCAAGGAGACTCTTTGTGCCAACAGCCGCGAAAATCGAGATACACCATCGTACCTGATCCGCCCTGGCTCATCCGATGACGAATGGTATCGTGTGAGAGAGTCCATTACATCCCCTGACATAACAGTTGAGTTTGTCAACAAATCAGATGTCGACTGGGTTGAATGCATATCGGAGAAAAATATCTGGGGCATTCGTGAGCTTAGACCCGAATTCCATGTCTCCCGCCCTCGGCTCGGTGGTGATATTCTTGAAATCAAGGACCTCAAAGATCAAATAGTCAACCCTGTTGCCAATTACCCCTCAGCACCTACAAGTCTCGGATCACCGAGTTCTGAGGATGAAAAGGAGACTGATAAACCACTCTCGTCTTTCAGAAATAAGGCGTTTGTTAGCCCTACACTCCCTCAGGCCCACACGGTTTATGATGAacttgaagctgaggaggagaaggagtatGATGTCGGTGTCCTGGCAACCAGTCGACCTGACTGGGCCAACGAACCTTACTCCGGAGACCGTCACCGGGCTTCCACCTCAGAAATTTCAGACCCAGATACGGATATTTACGGTTATTCAGAAAATGACTCGCCCTCTAGAGATGTTTCAGTGTCTGGAGACGCTCCTAATCAAAGGAACCGGATATCAAATTCTAGTGATGACAGCAGTGATGAATCAAGCAGAGAGGGTGATGGTGTGGGGAATTacgacgatggcgatgatagcGAAGGTGGTGATGGGAATGAACACGCCGCTGCCTCCCGTCCTCTTCCCCCCAGCCAGCCACTATGGGATTTGAATGAGAACTCACCACGAGTGGCTCGAGAACGCACATGGTCCACTCAACCCAGTATCTTTGGTGACCCCAGAGCTGTGTCTGCGCCAGCTGTAATTGGCATACCTGTGACTGGAGCGCCTGCAGAGCAGATGCTTCGCACGAACGATTCTGGTAATGTCCCGATGATCCTCAAAGCCTTCCTCACACCCACCGAGCAAACTGAGCTTCAGCGCAAGTACTGGGACACCCGTAACCTGCTTCTCAAGCGCACCATGCAGTGCCTCTTCGAGGAATGCGACTTCACCTGCCGGGCTGATGATCATGAGGCCAGGAAGAAACATACTCAGGAAGCTCATAAGTCGCGAATGTGTCCTTGGTGCGAAGAGCCAATATTTGAATGGTGGGATAAGGCTCAGAGGAATAAGCATATGCGGGAGAGGCATACCAAGGACCTGAAGAATGTCTTGGGTATCGTGGATGGGCCTGTCTCTAGGTCGACGTCTGCAGTACCTCGCCCATCGAAGCCCCCTCAGCAACCTGCACGCTATCCCCCGTCGGCATTTCAACCACAATCTTCCCAACCGTTCTCTCTGGGACAAGTTGACAGCCCTTTCACTACACTTCGTTCAGCTCCCCCTCGCAACCCAGCTCCTGTGGCTCATATGGCACCTGGTACAGCGCCGGACTCTAAAGGGCAACGTCATTATGAGCAGCTTATGAGCTCGTCTCGTCCAAGGCCACCAAACCTCCCCTCCGACGGTAGGGCGCCCAAGAGACTACCGGTAGATGCACCGATAGTAGAAAGTATCTGCCAGTCTGGCCCTGTTCAGAGGGAGCTTGAACGAGCGAGAAAGTCACGGCAATCGATGGATAGATATAAACTTTCTGGACCTCCGCGAACTCTCGAAAACCCTCTTGCCTGGTATGACATGACTGGACCAGTGATTGTCGTTGATCCTCCAGAGGTTTGTGGCGTCCGAGGCTGCAAATCCGATGTTAGCGGGCTCGGTGCTTGGGGTCTATATGACCACATCACGAGAGGCCATCGGCGTAATGAGGTTACGATGTGTCCATTCTGCGAGCTTCCTTTCTTCGAAGTCGAGGGCACAGATGAGAAAGGCAATGAAATAAGAAGCCAACGCAGTCCAACAGAATGTAGGAAACACTTGGACTGCCATGTCTATGAACTCTGGGAACATCTGCAGCCAGTTTTGCAACGTCCTGAGATGGTCTATTCCCAAAACGTCGGGAGCCCGCTGAGGGGGGAAGTCGAAACGATTAGGATGATCAGACCAACGCCGGCGGAAGAGAGGGAAGCAAGAGTTCAAGAGGAGGCCAGAAAGAAGGCTGAAACGGAAGTCAGGGCGAGGCTCCAACAGAGAAGGGCCGATAGAGCCAAGGCATATCTTGAAGAGCAAAAGGCCTCACAGCGTCCTCCCATTGAGAAGTGTAGATACTTCGGGAAGTGCGGTACGGTCATCGAGGGTATGCCTGTCGAGGAGTATGAGCGTCATATTAAGGAATATCATACAAATCGACAAAGTGACTCAGatggcgaggacgaggacgaggacgaggatggagaCATGGGCGATGTCCatgtcgatgttgatgttgatgtcgaaGTCGGTGTTGATGTCGAAGTCGATGGCGAGAATGAGAGCAATCATgtcagtgacagtgacaatGACCATGGCAGTTCTGGCAAGCGGCATACTTCTAGTCGTTCACAAGCTCGAAGTCAGTCTGCTCGGAATGCCTCGAAGAGAAAATCTCCAAGCCCGACTCCGCGGGTCACTGAGGTCATTtcagaggatgaggttgtggATGAGTCCAGCGAGTCAACTGGCGCCGTGGTGGTGACCAAAAAGTCTGCCCCCAAGAAGCCTGCCCCCAAGCCTGCCTCCAGTAAACCCCCTTCCAAGAAAGCGCTTGGGAAACGCAAGGCTGTAACACAGGAGATTGAATCGGCGGCTGAGAGCCACAGCGAAGCCCCTTCTACAGTTTCTCGTGGTCGGCGACGACATACCAAGGCTCAGGAAGAACCGCCCGAGACCACGGTTTCCTCCACTGAAGCACAAGGCAGTGAGGCTCAGAGCAGTGTCGCCCGAGGACGAGCCCGGAGtaagaagaccaagaagactCGCCGTACTGGAGAGACGGATAGCCAgtatgaagatgatgggTATGAGACGAACGACTACGACGAGGAACCAAACGAGAAAGGAGGAAAGCCCTTCCGTCGTCGAGCGAAGTCTCCCGACTGGGTGAAGAAGCTTGGTCCTGGAGATCCTAACTTTGATCCCGACGACGACATGCACTGCTCCAAGTGTCTACGCAAGGTGCCTAAGAAGCGAAGCAAGAGTCCCAACCACTCGCCAATCGGTCGCGATGGAGAAGTCGAGGTTTGTATCTATACCACTCGTTCTGACTTGCATACTAACGAACAACAGGCTCATACTGATAAGAAGCGATGCTGTCGTATCCGCAACGCCCCAGGTTCAACCGAAGGTCTCCCTAACCGCAGTGGCTGGATCAAATACTCTGACATACCCAAGGCGCTCGGCGAGATCAAAATATCATTCCTCCGTCGCTACCCAACATACGCACGCACAGTCTATCCCACCAAGTCAAGCGACCACTTCGCATCGGTCTGGCGCTCCGACCCAAACAACCCAGACAACGATGAATGGTGGGACATTCCCTGGCCTCCCTACGAAGGGGACCCTCCATTCCCTGGATCCTGGGTAGCGCCCGGTCTGCCATGGGATGACACCTCGGACGGACGAAAGCGACGCAAGCTATACACCGGAATAGAAGTCCCTGATTCCTTGTATGAGTATCAGAGCGAACCAGACACCGATGGGTCGATGTCTGCGACTGTGCCGGAGAATATTGGTAATCTCACTATTGATGCTACGCCGGCTTTGAAGAGGCCTGAGAGTGCGATTACTTCgattgaggaggagactGAGGAGCAACCTGTTGcgaagaagcccaagattg GGGCCATTCCCAGACGTGGGCGAAAGCCGAGCACGCAACCTTCGCGTGCCTCGAGTCGAATACGTATGCAGAGAGCCGGTACCGCTTCTACAGCTCCTTCGAGGGCGGTTTCGAGGGCGGTTTCGAGGGCTACTTCAGTTGCGGCTGCGACACCTGCGCCGAAGGCTCCCAAAGCTGCCCCAAAGGCTGCCGCAAAGACTGCTTCAAAGGCTGCCCCGAAAAGTGCACCAAAGCCTGCACAGAAGCCCGCATCGAAGCCTGCCACGAAACCTGCACCTAAAAAGGCGACTCGCTCAAAGACTGCGACTCCGGCTCCAGAGCCTGCCCCCAAGCCTGCTGCCAAACCTGCCGCAAAACCTGCCGCGAAGACTGCTCCTAAAAAAGCAACTCGTTCAAAGACTACGACTCCGGCTCCAGAGCCTGACTATGATAGCAGTGATCCCGATAGGTGA
- a CDS encoding related to transaldolase: MSTLLDALRQASRVDCDTLDSNVAHELGPFVDCTSNQAIAFSEISRPLAGEPLLHHDALIKEAIQSARGALKVVQGSATFEEFVVQILMVKLQLLIVPNVTGYVHIQTNPKLSYSTNGTISDAYRIVNIFKHLAPDFDEKRVCIKIPATWEGLQACRTVEMKGIATLATTMFCMEQAALAAEAQCTYIAPYVNELKVHFEAGYVDENKAFEFCREAQAYYISHSFRTQVLAASLTSVDEVMQLAGIQHVTISPNLLNGLASAELSTWNGKLGEYFAQGPTKKSWETTDYNALVRDESSWRMAFTRSGFGTSEGRIIQAINYFADFQDKLEELVKQYAG, translated from the exons ATGTCGACATTATTGGACGCTCTTCGGCAGGCAAGTCGAGTTGACTGTGATACTCTTGATTCGAATG TCGCCCATGAGTTAGGTCCCTTTGTGGATTGCACATCGAACCAG GCAATCGCGTTCTCGGAAATTTCGAGACCACTTGCTGGTGAACCCCTTTTGCATCACGATGCGTTGATCAAAGAGGCCATTCAAAGTGCCCGTGGGGCACTGAAAGTAGTACAAGGATCCGCGACGTTTGAGGAGTTTGTGGTACAGATCTTG ATGGTAAAACTTCAATTATTGATCGTACCTAATGTTACAGGCTACGTGCATATTCAGACCAACCCAAAGCTGTCCTACTCAACCAACGGCACCATTAGCGACGCCTACC GTATCgtcaatatcttcaaacACCTGGCACCGGACTTCGACGAGAAGAGGGTGTGCATCAAGATCCCCGCAACTTGGGAAGGTCTCCAGGCATGCCGAACAGTTGAGATGAAAGGAATCGCGACTCTTGCGACCACCATGTTTTGCATGGAGCAAGCGGCGTTAGCTGCCGAGGCCCAGTGTACCTACATTGCGCCATACGTCAATGAGCTCAAGGTTCATTTTGAAGCTGG ATACGTTGACGAGAACAAAGCCTTTGAGTTTTGCCGCGAAGCGCAAGCCTACTACATTAGTCATTCATTCCGCACCCAAGTATTGGCGGCATCATTGACATCTGTGGATGAAGTGATGCAGCTTGCCGGAATCCAACATGTCACGATTTCACCCAATTTGCTCAATGGTCTCGCTTCTGCTGAATTGTCAACCTGGAATGGCAAACTAGGCGAATACTTCGCGCAAGGCCCTACAAAGAAGAGCTGGGAAACGACAGACTACAATGCCTTGGTTAGGGATGAAAGCTCTTGGAGAATGGCTTTCACCAGGAGTGGCTTTGGTACGAGTGAAGGTAGGATTATCCAGGCCATCAACTACTTCGCCGACTTCCAAGATAAGCTCGAGGAACTTGTGAAGCAGTATGCTGGATGA
- a CDS encoding related to protoheme IX farnesyltransferase, mitochondrial precursor encodes MRPPRCLLPAAEKILLNAAAPASRRCMSSAAALQPPRILAAAPWKGSSFFLSNRLFDRSTCLDFVILRRANGIRSTSASAATISSTNTAQTEPEQELAPHRRRQAQRREKAAADAAAAAARGEKPLPPDASSLLASHAASQTSSFRRYLSACLSLSKPRLTMLVVLTGMATYALYPVPEMLSPSTTETPSLSPLTLLFLTIGTTLCSSSANALNMLYEASTDAKMTRTRNRPLVRKLISQRAAVLFAVLAGALGTGALYFGVNPTVSGLGFANIVIYAGMYTPLKAVTVFNTWIGAVVGGIPPLMGWAAAAGETATKDGSWRELLFSPDGSSIGGWVMAGLLFAWQFPHFMALSWPIREEYKKAGLRMLAWTNPARNGRVALRYSFIFIPLCVSLCAAGVTEWSFAVTSLPINGWLIKEAVRFWRFEGHQGSARSLFWASVWHLPGIMILALLHKKGMWSRVWRSVFGEEEGEWEEEELDEMISMAAESTNGQSQHDKPVR; translated from the coding sequence ATGCGACCACCACGATGTCTCCTCCCCGCCGCGGAGAAGATCCTCCTCAATGCAGCCGCACCCGCCAGCCGACGGTGCATGTCCTCCGCCGCAGCCCTCCAGCCGCCTAGAATACTCGCTGCCGCCCCGTGGAAGGGTTCTTCGTTTTTCCTCTCGAATAGATTGTTTGATAGATCGACATGTCTCGATTTTGTGATACTACGGCGTGCCAATGGCATAAGATCAACGTCGGCTTCGGCGGCTACGATATCTTCTACGAATACTGCGCAGACGGAGCCGGAACAGGAATTAGCACCGCATCGAAGACGACAGGCTCAGCGGAGGgaaaaggctgctgctgatgctgcgGCTGCCGCAGCTCGAGGCGAAAAACCACTTCCTCCCGATGCTTCATCCCTCCTCGCTTCACACGCCGCTTCGCAAACGAGTTCTTTCCGCCGCTACCTCTCCGCATGTCTCTCGCTCTCGAAACCTCGATTAACAATGCTCGTCGTCCTTACCGGCATGGCTACTTACGCTTTATACCCCGTTCCCGAAATGCTGTCGCCGAGTACGACCGAGACACCAAGTTTGAGTCCTTTAACATTATTATTCCTCACAATCGGCACGACACTATGTTCCTCTAGCGCGAATGCTCTAAATATGCTTTATGAGGCTTCGACAGATGCCAAGATGACTCGAACTCGAAATCGGCCGCTCGTACGAAAACTCATCTCTCAAAGAGCTGCGGTTCTGTTCGCAGTCTTGGCTGGAGCTCTGGGTACAGGCGCCTTGTACTTTGGTGTCAACCCCACTGTTTCCGGACTTGGGTTCGCCAATATTGTTATCTACGCTGGAATGTATACACCTCTCAAGGCTGTGACGGTCTTTAATACTTGGATCGGTGCGGTAGTAGGCGGCATTCCTCCTCTGATGGGCTGGGCTGCGGCTGCTGGCGAGACTGCTACAAAGGACGGTTCATGGCGTGAGCTTTTGTTCTCCCCCGACGGTTCATCCATTGGCGGCTGGGTCATGGCCGGTCTACTCTTCGCATGGCAATTCCCCCACTTTATGGCGCTCAGCTGGCCCATTCGCGAAGAGTACAAAAAGGCCGGTCTTCGAATGCTAGCATGGACAAATCCCGCACGAAACGGCCGAGTCGCTCTGCGTtacagcttcatcttcattccCCTCTGTGTATCTCTCTGCGCCGCAGGAGTAACAGAGTGGTCCTTCGCAGTAACCAGCTTACCAATAAATGGCTGGCTCATAAAAGAAGCTGTGCGTTTCTGGCGATTTGAGGGTCACCAAGGTAGCGCGAGAAGTCTTTTCTGGGCGAGCGTATGGCATCTTCCTGGCATTATGATCCTGGCATTGTTACACAAGAAAGGAATGTGGAGCAGAGTTTGGAGGAGTGTGTTtggcgaagaggagggagagtgggaggaggaagaactGGACGAGATGATAAGCATGGCTGCGGAGAGTACCAATGGCCAGTCGCAGCACGATAAGCCTGTGCGGTGA